From Leptospira kirschneri serovar Cynopteri str. 3522 CT:
TATTATGAAAAGGAAAAGGTTAAAACATATAACGTTTACCGTCTGTCGGATGTTTTGCGGTTGGAGATTGATCAACTCTTCTACCGAGCTGAATCGACTGGGAAGTGGTGTTTTAAAATATGATTTTTTAACACAGCGATCTTTTTTTAACGATGATCTTATTCAAACCCCAAATATTTTAGAAGAAATTGAAATATTCTTTTCGGAAGAATTAGATCGTATGTCTCTTACAAGAGTTGCGTTTCATCTTGCATTTTTAAACGTGGAAATCATTCAAAACCTTGTTGAATCTAAAAATAGCAAAAAATTTGATAAGCACGCACATAAATCAGAATCTAATTATATATCCTATCAATATCGATTTGATTGTGAATGTAGAATTTTAACGGATGAATTTGAGTATATTGAAAAATACCAATGTTTTACTGGATTGCCAGATAGCTTTTGTTGATTAAGCTATTTATAATATTTTTATATTTTCTGAATTTTATTGTGAAATTATGATTTGTAATAGTTTCAACATTTTCAAAGTTTTACTGTAAAGTTTGATTTTTACGTGATTCTGAAATCAGTCTATTATGGATTCTAATTCATTTTTCCATCGAGTTAGTTTTTCCAAGGATGGTTGGGCATACTTACTAATCCATCGATCATAAATTTCCTGAATGGGGACATGGTCTAAATAATTCCATCGAATCCGTCCTACTTTTTTTACGATTAATAGTTCAGCGTGTTCCAAAACTTTCAAATGTTGCATCACAGTGCATCGATCTAAGGATTTAAAATGGGAACAGATTTCTCCAGTCGTTTTTGGTTTTGTACTAAGAAGATCCAAAATTTCCCTTCTTTTAGGATCCGAAAGCGCCTTAAAAACAGAATCTTGCTTGTCTAGTTTTAACATGTTGTTATAATATAACATATTAAAAATCTAATTTTTCAAGAGGAAATTATATGAATTTGAAATTTACGGTACAAACTAAAATTCAAAAATCTTTGGAAGTTGTTTTTCAAGCTGTGTATGACCCAAAACAATTAAGCGGTTATTTTACTACCGGAGGTGCCAGCGGACCTTTAAAACCTGGAACCGAAGTGATTTGGAAATTTGAGGATTTTCCTTCGGAAGAAGGAGTTCGTGTATTTGTCAAGGAAGTGGAAATGAATTCTAAAATTGTATTAGAATGGGATGCTCACGAAGGGGGATATGAAAGTCAAAATGAATTATTAACTACCGGTGGATACAAGACTCGTACAGAAATGATCTTTGAATCCTTAGATTCAAACAATACACTTGTAAAAATTACGGAGTCAGGATGGAGAGAATCCCAGGCTGCATTAGACGGTTCTTATATGAATTGTCAAGGTTGGATGAATATGAGCTGTTGTTTGAAAGCCTATTTAGAATACGGGATTAATCTTAGGAAAGGATTTTTTTGAGAGATTATATGAATTTTCTTTCCTAAGAACTAAAGTTTGCAGTAAAATAATAAAACTTTTATATTCCAATTTAGTAAAACTTTAGAGGGATAAATAAGAATTATTTCTTAGGCTAAATTATAGATTCTCTTTTGAATTTTTGAAATCAAATAAGCTTTTGGATTTTTGAAACTCAGCGTATAACATAAAGAATTTATTTATTGGTTTGACAAAAACTTCAGCAATTTCAGCGGGAAAAAAGCCTAACTCTGCCGCGTTTGTAAAACGTTTCGCTATAAATTCGGTAGAGTCTTTATCAATCGATAAGATTACTTCTTCTGGAAGACAATGAAATACATCTTCTTCTTCGTCAATTTTAACTAAAAAAGGAGTTAAAATGAAGCCGCGTTTTCGAGGACGATTATAAATTATGAGTTAGTTCTAAAATTTTAAAATCAATTCTATTTGAATATTCAAAAAATGTATAAGTCTTCAAAAAAATGGTCGCATTGTTGTGTAATTTCAACTTTTTTAATATACTATAAAATTACGTATCGTAAACTTATATTACAAAAATCTGTTTCAAAACAAAATTCTAAGTTTCTATTTGCTGTTCTGGGTTTCCGGATTCCTGGGTGGTCTTTTTTGTAATTCCTTTGATCAATTTTGTAATTTCTCTGGAAGCGTATCTGGATGAATTTTCACTGCCCAAGGCATCTTTCACTTTGCGAACGTCTTCGATTGTTTTATTTCTATACTTTTTGTTTTCTAAAAGCGCCAGAGTTTCCTCGACGATATTGTTCGGAGAACATTCCGCTTGAACCAGTTCTCTGCAAATTTCTTGACCGGAAAGAATATTTACAAGACCGATATGAGGAGTTTGGATAAAAAGAGAGCCGATTATGTAAGTGAACATGCTTACTTTGTAAAGTATAACCATCGGCTTTTCGAAATAAGCAACTTCTAATGTAGCGGTTCCGGAAGCGACTAAAACCAGGTCCGAGGCTTCGATTGCACGTAGTGAACGGTCGAATAGATATTCAATTGTTAAGTTTGGAAATTTGGATTTGGCGAGTTCTATTTTTTCTAAAATAAAAACTTCTTCTTTTTGATTGATGTTTGGTAAAAGAAAACGAATTTTCTTATTATCATTTTCATAATGATTCGAAAGTTGGCCCGCGGATTGCAAAAGATCATTTAAGATTCTTCTAATTTCACCACTTCTGGAACCAGGCATCAAAGTGATTGTAAAATGAAATTGAGTTTTGTTTTCCGGTTCCGGAATGACCGCTTCTTTACGGATTTTTTCTCTTAAACGAACTGCAAGAGGATGACCTACAAATTCACAGGGAACGCCGTAACGATCGTAGATTTGTTTTTCAAAAGGAAATAAAACTAACATCAAATCGATGTTATCTCGGATCGTATAAATCCGATCGAACTTCCAGGCCCAAAGTTGGGGAGACACATAAAAGATAACCGTAATTCCTAGTTTTTTCAACTCTTTGGCAAGACGAAGATTAAAACCTGGGTAGTCGATTAAGATGGCGTGGGAACAATTTTTTTCGACGGCGACGTGGATCAATCTTCCGATCAAGGATTTTAAAAATCTATATTTAAAAAGGATCGCGGAAAAACCGATGATCGAAAGTTCTTCCATGGACTCGATCGAAGTAAAACCTTCTTCGATCATTCTCTCTCCACCTACTCCGAAGGTTTCCAAATCGGGAAAGTTTTTTTTGAGTTCTCGAATGAGTTCACCACCCAGAAGATCTCCCGAATGTTCTCCGGCCAACATTAGAATTTTTGGATCTTCTTTTTTGGTCGTAACTACGCCCACCCGAGACGGTTGGCTACCGGATTTTTTGGATTGTAGAGTTGATTTTTTTAAGGTTGCCACTTCCGATACTCAAAATATTGATTTTAAATTTTTCTGCAAGGTTAATAAATTCTTTTGGATGAACGATGATCGTTTCACCTGTTCTAAGCGCTAAGGTTCCGCAGTTGTTTTCATACATCGTTTTTAAAGTGTTCTCGCCGACTGTGGGAAGATCGAAACGATGATCTTGATCCGGTTTTGAACTTTTACAAACGGTCGCCTTTCCTTTTTTGGCAAAAGAGCCACCTCTACAAATTGCAAGGTCGGTGCCTTCCACCGCTTCGACTGCAAGAACCGATTTATCTAAAACGACTACTGTCTGACCAATGTCCAAACCGGCCATCTTTTCGGCGTAATCCATTCCAAAGGCGATGTCTTCCAATTCTTTTTGAGTCAAAGGTTTTTTAGTAAACCTACCTTCCGGAAGAAATAGGGATTGAAGAAAAGTTTTTTGAGAAATGATCGCGATTTTTTCTTTAGCAAATTCGTCGGCAACGGTTTTAAAAATGGAATAATCGTGTCTGTTGATCATTCTGGCGAGAAGTGCTATTGCCTTCAGATCAAATTTCAAATTTTTGAATATAATCTCTTTCTTAACTTTGCCAAGTAGAAGTAATCGATCTACGTTGTGTCGTTTGCATAACTTCAGAAGAGTTCCAATTTTTACGATATGAATTGGAATGTTTCGATCTTCGTATATTCCAACGTGGAAATCGGATTCGATGATGGAAAAAAAAATAGGGTCTTCACCCGCCGCGAGAGCTTCTTTCATACCGATATGAGGGAGTTCTCCCGCACCGGCAAGAATACCTAGTTTTCCCAAACTAAAAACCCGTCAATCCGAGGAAGAGGTAGCGGAAGAAGTCGTAGAAGACGATTCTCCGGAGCCGCTCTTTTTATAATCGGTCACATAAAAACCGGTTCCTTTAAAGATGATTCCCGAACCGTTGGAAATCATCCTTTCCACTTCCCCTTTTTTACCACAGAGATGACAATCTTTGATTGGATCGTCTTTCATGGAATGGAATTGTTCGAAAACTTGACCGCAGGCTTTGCATTTATAGTCGTATGTCGGCATGGATTATCCTTTATTAGAATATTCTAAATTACTATTGCTCATGGAATAAATTTAAGTTGAAAGACGCTTAAATTGGAATCACCGTTTTCCCTAGCCATAGGAAGACAAAACCTCCATCGTATTCCGGAAGTAGGGTCTATTGTATTTAAAGAATCAATTCCGGAAAGGGCCATTTTTTCGGAAACGATCAAACCGGCTTGGAAACCGGAAGAGCCGTTTTGAACATTTAGGCGAAATCTTCTTTTGGAAAAATTGTCTCCGGTAATATATCGGTTTCGGTTGATAGAAATGCTTTCTTTGTCCATTTCTATTTCGAAAGTTTTACGTAGATCTCCGGGAGGACCGGCTAACAATGTAAAGACGGGAATCGTTTCGTCTCCTTCTAAAAAAGAAACGTAAAATTCTAAATCTCGGAAAGGTTCATCCACGGAACGGCAAATTAGATCGTATTTACTTTTGGAGGAATGTAGAACCATTCCTGAATCTCCGTCTAACGCGATTTTTTCGGTGGGATGATATTCTCCCTGAAATCCATTTGGAGGAGAAGATTCTTTCCAGGACTCAAAATCCCAGACAGGAGAACGGTCTAAAGCGCGGAAATATTCTTCCATCGTTTGAGAGATAGAAAGATCCGAAGAAACGTTTTTTAAAAAACCGGAAAAGATCCAACCTACGTTTCCGTTTCTCAGATCTACAATTTGGTTCCAACTTCCTCTTTTACCGGCTATCGTTTCGGTTCGTGAATCTCTATCGAGTATAAAAACGGTTTCTCCACCTTTGAACTGAAACGAAATCGGATTTTCGGTTCCGGGACCGGTTCTAACGTTTAGATTTTTTCCTTCGATTATCGCCTTACTACCATTAAACGGAGAATCTTCTTTTCCGGAAAAGTATTCTAACAATTTAGAAAGTTTAGATCTGCCGTTTTCATTCAATTCTTTTGCAGAACCCGCGGAAAGAGACTTGAGCAAGGCCTGATTGTATTCGTTGTAGAGTGGAAGTGGATTGGATGAAATTAGTTTCACTAAATATTTGGAAAGAACGTCTACGGTTTCGTATTCCGCGCCTAGATATAATTTTTTACAAAGTGCTCTCGTTTTAAGAAAGGAACCTTCCGGTAAAAAGGAAAAAAATCTATCTTCGAATGTAAAGATCGTTCTTCCCCCTACCTCTCTTTTAAAAAATTTAAGTCCTGATTTTTCCGCAAACCTGGAGGCTACTTTTTCTCTTTTTTCAGAAGGAACGGTTAAAAGATAGAAGTTAAATTCTGAGAGTGACATAGAAGCGTAGGAATAGTCTTCTAAGTCCGGATCTTTTTTGCTTAGAACTTCTAAAACTACGTCTTCCCAATTCGATTTAGAAAAGTTTTTATAAACGGAATCGGTTTTACGAGTAAGAACTTTCCAAACAAGAAAACCGAATAAAATGGAAGTGAAGATAAGACCGAGGACTACAAAAAAACTCTTTCTCAATTCCTACCCTCGGTTTTGGGAATATCAATCTAAATGCGGAATTAGTTTATCTCTATCCACTTGAAAACGTTCCATCAAAGCGTTTTTAGAGAGATAATAGCGCAACAAATCGATGTTAAAGTTTACTTTTGCCTGAGTCAGTCTGAGTTGATCTTGAACGTGTGTGTCTAACGCGTTTTTCACGGCAACCGCGTCCGCTCTACCTTGACGAAAACTTCTTAAAACCCCGTTGTAGTAGTTTGCGGTTTCTCTTTCAGTGATGATATTGTTTTTATAAATTCTGTGACTTGCTTCTAAAGCTTCAATTCTAGTTTTTACGTCGTCTCTTACTTCGTTTTTAAGCTCGTCTTCTTTGAGAGTCGCTTGACGCATCCCTATATTTGCGTCTCGAACACCCGCGTAGATTCCTTTATCCGCGATCGGATAAACAAAATTGACTTGCCCGGTCCATTCTTTATACTTTGCGGTTGTGATTCCTTGGTTGGTGTCGTTATAATTGTCTTGGGGAGAAATGATATTCTGAGCCTGACTTGCACCGGTTCCGGAAAGAGTCAGAGTAGGAAGACGATCGTTATTCGCGTTTTTTAAAGCCGCTTCTGCGATTTCTTTTTGTTTGAGAGCGTTTAAGAAGTCTGCTCTGTGTTTATAAGCATATTCTAAATCTTTTGTATATTCCGGTTTTTCTGTTAGTTCTTCTAAAAGATTTGTTTCTTCGGAAAGTGTAGTATCGTCCGGAATTTTAAGAGAACGGATAAGTTTGCGTTTTGATTCTTCTTTTTGAACCTGAGCGGTTTCTAATTGGTTTTGTGCTTGAGCCAGGAGAGCGTTCCACTGATTGACTTCAAAACTTTCAGAAAGTCCGAGGCTTTGTTTACGAGCGGTAAGATTGCGAATGTTTCTAGTGTTCTCAACGAGTTGTTTGTATGTTTTAACTGCTTGTGTTTTGATCGAATAGTCCCAGAAGTCTACGAGTGATTCTACGATCACTGAGGAAATCTGTTGTGATACTTGGTTTTTTACGATTTCCGCTTGGGATTCTAAAATCTTAACTTCGTTTCTACCTTTATATCCAAATGAGTTTTTCAGTAAGTCTTGGCTGATGGTAGCTCTTACAAATCCTGTATAAAGTGGAGGAATTCCTAAAGAACTAAATCCGGCTGGTGTGGTAGAAGGATTTTCAAATGCGTTCGAGTCGAATCTTCTGCTTCCGGCTTCTACCTTGAAATAAGTTCCAGTCGTTTGAAGAATCTTTTCGATTCCACCTTTGATAGTATCATCCGAAATTTTTGTTCCTGTAGAAAAGTTTGCTTGGTTAAAAGGAAGGATGGACTGACTGGATCTTCCGTCTGCTACTAATCTCCAAGAATATTTAGAGTCGTTTTTTAGAAAGTTCGTATCCGATTTTGCAAGTTCATAACGAAGGTTCTGAAGGTTATAATTACTTTCTAACGCGCGTTTGACGGTTTCTTCCGTGGTGAGTTTGAGAGTGGAACCTTCTGCAAAAAGTGTAGAAGATAGAAAAATCAAATTGCCTAAAAGAAATAGTGACAATTTTAGAATTCTTTGTTTCCAATTTTTAAACTTGTTTTCCATTTTGAATCTCCTTACTTTCTCTCAAACACTTTTGTTAAACCATTCCGAATTTGGACCTAGTTTTCTGTTTTTGATCCAGTAAACTTTAGTTTTGCACCACTCTAGAAAGAATCAATCCCACTTCCTCAAATACTGTCAAGCTAAGATACAAAGTAAAGAGGTCGAAAACTTTACTTATACTTTTAACAGCCCCATCTTTGAAAACCATCTTAAAAAAGCCGGAGAAATTCTTATTTCTTTTAAAATAGATCTCAAATCGGACAAAAATTAACCCAGAGCTTTCTTCATTTTTTCTCCAACTTCTGCAATGGATTGGCAAACTTGGATGCCTGCTTCCTGCATTGCTTTCATCTTAGAAGTTGCAGTTCCTAAACCACCACTGATGATTGCTCCCGCGTGTCCCATTCTTTTGCCAGGAGGTGCGGTTTGGCCCGCGATAAAACCTACCACGGGTTTTTTGACGTGATTTTTGATGTATTCTGCGGCTTCTTCTTCCGAAGTTCCGCCGATTTCACCGATCATCACGATTCCTTTTGTTTCAGGATCTTCGTTTAACAATTTAATCGCTTCTGTGTGGTTCATACCGGGAACGGGGTCTCCTCCGATTCCGATACAAGTGGATTGCCCCAGACCTTGTTTTGTGATCTGAGCCACCGATTCATACGTCAAGGTTCCGGAACGGGAAACGATTCCCACGCTACCTGGACTGTGGATAAAACCTGGCATGATCCCGAGTTTTTGTTTTGCACGAGGAGTGATCACTCCGGGACAATTAGGACCTACTAGTTTTGTTTTTGAATTTCGAAGTACACTGTAAACCTTCAACATATCGTGGGTCGGAATTCCTTCCGTGATACAGATTACGAGAGGAAGTTCAGCGAGAATTCCTTCTAAGATTGCGTCCGCTGCAAATGCGGGAGGAACAAAAATGACCGCTGCGTTTACACCTTCGTTTTTAATGGAATCCTGGATCGTGTTGAAAACCGGAACCTTGTCTTCCCATTTGCTTCCACCTTTACCGGGAGTAACTCCGGCTACGACCTTTGTGCCGTAAGCGAGCATTTGAGTCGCGTGGAAAGAGCCTTCTTTACCGGTGATTCCTTGAACTACAACTTTTGTATTTTCATCTACTAATACTGCCATGTATATTCTCTCTTACCCAATCAGTTTGGCAATGGTACTTGCCGCTTCTCGGAGATCATCTACTCCGGTAATTTTCAGTCCGCTTTTGTTGAGCACTTCTCTTCCCAGTTCCGAGTTGGTACCTTGAAGACGAACCACAAGAGGAACTTTGAGATCCACTGCTTTAGCCGCTTCTATAATTCCTTCGGCGACCATATCACAACGAACGATCCCGCCAAAGATATTTACGAAGATTCCTTTTACGTTTGGATCCCCTAAAATAATTTTGAATCCGTTGGTTACTGTGGTTTTGTTAGCTCCACCGCCTACGTCCAAGAAGTTCGCGGGTTCTGCACCTGCGAGTTTTACGATGTCCATAGTCGCCATCGCGAGTCCCGCTCCGTTGACCATACAACCTATATTCCCGTCTAACTTGACGTAGTTGAGATTAAATTCGGAAGCTTGAACTTCGAGTGGATCTTCTTCGGTGATGTCTCTGAATGCAGCGTTGTCCGTGTGTCTGTAGAGAGCGTTTTCGTCGAGGTCGATTTTACAATCTCCAGCGATGATTTCATTCTGCTTGGTAAGAATGAGAGGATTGATTTCTAACAGAGAAGCATCTTCTTTGATATAAGCTTCATAAATCGCTGCGAGAAGACTTTGGAAAGATTTGTGAGATTCAGTCGGAAGTCCGAGATCGAAAGCGAGTTGTCTGGCTTGGTTTACTTGCAGTCCGATTCCGGGATCGATTGCAATTTTTAGAATCTTTTCTGGATGAGTTTCCGCGACTTCTTCGATTTCCATCCCACCTTCTGTAGAAGCCATGATGATGGTTTTACGGATGGAACGATCGAGTAGGATACTCAGATAGTATTCTTTAGCAATATCAATTCCTTGTTCCAGATATACTTTGAGGACTTTTTTTCCTTCGGGTCCGGTTTGGGGAGTGATGAGCTGCATGCCTAGAATTTTATCTACGGCGGCGATAGAGTCTTCTTTGGTTTTAGTTACTTTGACCCCGCCGCCTTTTCCCCGCCCTCCGGCGTGAATTTGAGCTTTTACGACTACGACGGAACCACCCGTTTTAGAGGTAACTTCGTCATGG
This genomic window contains:
- a CDS encoding ArsR/SmtB family transcription factor, which produces MLKLDKQDSVFKALSDPKRREILDLLSTKPKTTGEICSHFKSLDRCTVMQHLKVLEHAELLIVKKVGRIRWNYLDHVPIQEIYDRWISKYAQPSLEKLTRWKNELESIID
- a CDS encoding SRPBCC family protein, with the protein product MNLKFTVQTKIQKSLEVVFQAVYDPKQLSGYFTTGGASGPLKPGTEVIWKFEDFPSEEGVRVFVKEVEMNSKIVLEWDAHEGGYESQNELLTTGGYKTRTEMIFESLDSNNTLVKITESGWRESQAALDGSYMNCQGWMNMSCCLKAYLEYGINLRKGFF
- the lpxB gene encoding lipid-A-disaccharide synthase, which gives rise to MATLKKSTLQSKKSGSQPSRVGVVTTKKEDPKILMLAGEHSGDLLGGELIRELKKNFPDLETFGVGGERMIEEGFTSIESMEELSIIGFSAILFKYRFLKSLIGRLIHVAVEKNCSHAILIDYPGFNLRLAKELKKLGITVIFYVSPQLWAWKFDRIYTIRDNIDLMLVLFPFEKQIYDRYGVPCEFVGHPLAVRLREKIRKEAVIPEPENKTQFHFTITLMPGSRSGEIRRILNDLLQSAGQLSNHYENDNKKIRFLLPNINQKEEVFILEKIELAKSKFPNLTIEYLFDRSLRAIEASDLVLVASGTATLEVAYFEKPMVILYKVSMFTYIIGSLFIQTPHIGLVNILSGQEICRELVQAECSPNNIVEETLALLENKKYRNKTIEDVRKVKDALGSENSSRYASREITKLIKGITKKTTQESGNPEQQIET
- a CDS encoding LpxI family protein, translated to MGKLGILAGAGELPHIGMKEALAAGEDPIFFSIIESDFHVGIYEDRNIPIHIVKIGTLLKLCKRHNVDRLLLLGKVKKEIIFKNLKFDLKAIALLARMINRHDYSIFKTVADEFAKEKIAIISQKTFLQSLFLPEGRFTKKPLTQKELEDIAFGMDYAEKMAGLDIGQTVVVLDKSVLAVEAVEGTDLAICRGGSFAKKGKATVCKSSKPDQDHRFDLPTVGENTLKTMYENNCGTLALRTGETIIVHPKEFINLAEKFKINILSIGSGNLKKINSTIQKIR
- a CDS encoding FmdB family zinc ribbon protein, encoding MPTYDYKCKACGQVFEQFHSMKDDPIKDCHLCGKKGEVERMISNGSGIIFKGTGFYVTDYKKSGSGESSSTTSSATSSSD
- a CDS encoding SH3 domain-containing protein; the encoded protein is MRKSFFVVLGLIFTSILFGFLVWKVLTRKTDSVYKNFSKSNWEDVVLEVLSKKDPDLEDYSYASMSLSEFNFYLLTVPSEKREKVASRFAEKSGLKFFKREVGGRTIFTFEDRFFSFLPEGSFLKTRALCKKLYLGAEYETVDVLSKYLVKLISSNPLPLYNEYNQALLKSLSAGSAKELNENGRSKLSKLLEYFSGKEDSPFNGSKAIIEGKNLNVRTGPGTENPISFQFKGGETVFILDRDSRTETIAGKRGSWNQIVDLRNGNVGWIFSGFLKNVSSDLSISQTMEEYFRALDRSPVWDFESWKESSPPNGFQGEYHPTEKIALDGDSGMVLHSSKSKYDLICRSVDEPFRDLEFYVSFLEGDETIPVFTLLAGPPGDLRKTFEIEMDKESISINRNRYITGDNFSKRRFRLNVQNGSSGFQAGLIVSEKMALSGIDSLNTIDPTSGIRWRFCLPMARENGDSNLSVFQLKFIP
- a CDS encoding TolC family protein — protein: MENKFKNWKQRILKLSLFLLGNLIFLSSTLFAEGSTLKLTTEETVKRALESNYNLQNLRYELAKSDTNFLKNDSKYSWRLVADGRSSQSILPFNQANFSTGTKISDDTIKGGIEKILQTTGTYFKVEAGSRRFDSNAFENPSTTPAGFSSLGIPPLYTGFVRATISQDLLKNSFGYKGRNEVKILESQAEIVKNQVSQQISSVIVESLVDFWDYSIKTQAVKTYKQLVENTRNIRNLTARKQSLGLSESFEVNQWNALLAQAQNQLETAQVQKEESKRKLIRSLKIPDDTTLSEETNLLEELTEKPEYTKDLEYAYKHRADFLNALKQKEIAEAALKNANNDRLPTLTLSGTGASQAQNIISPQDNYNDTNQGITTAKYKEWTGQVNFVYPIADKGIYAGVRDANIGMRQATLKEDELKNEVRDDVKTRIEALEASHRIYKNNIITERETANYYNGVLRSFRQGRADAVAVKNALDTHVQDQLRLTQAKVNFNIDLLRYYLSKNALMERFQVDRDKLIPHLD
- the sucD gene encoding succinate--CoA ligase subunit alpha gives rise to the protein MAVLVDENTKVVVQGITGKEGSFHATQMLAYGTKVVAGVTPGKGGSKWEDKVPVFNTIQDSIKNEGVNAAVIFVPPAFAADAILEGILAELPLVICITEGIPTHDMLKVYSVLRNSKTKLVGPNCPGVITPRAKQKLGIMPGFIHSPGSVGIVSRSGTLTYESVAQITKQGLGQSTCIGIGGDPVPGMNHTEAIKLLNEDPETKGIVMIGEIGGTSEEEAAEYIKNHVKKPVVGFIAGQTAPPGKRMGHAGAIISGGLGTATSKMKAMQEAGIQVCQSIAEVGEKMKKALG
- the sucC gene encoding ADP-forming succinate--CoA ligase subunit beta, translated to MKIHEYQAKEILRRHKANVPFGVVVDKKENASKAHDEVTSKTGGSVVVVKAQIHAGGRGKGGGVKVTKTKEDSIAAVDKILGMQLITPQTGPEGKKVLKVYLEQGIDIAKEYYLSILLDRSIRKTIIMASTEGGMEIEEVAETHPEKILKIAIDPGIGLQVNQARQLAFDLGLPTESHKSFQSLLAAIYEAYIKEDASLLEINPLILTKQNEIIAGDCKIDLDENALYRHTDNAAFRDITEEDPLEVQASEFNLNYVKLDGNIGCMVNGAGLAMATMDIVKLAGAEPANFLDVGGGANKTTVTNGFKIILGDPNVKGIFVNIFGGIVRCDMVAEGIIEAAKAVDLKVPLVVRLQGTNSELGREVLNKSGLKITGVDDLREAASTIAKLIG